Genomic window (Rossellomorea aquimaris):
TTCTTTTAACTGGTGAAACTCTTCCACTGATTCAAGTTTGCGCATTTTATTTGCCCCCTGTTTCAATCGTCATTTGATTAGGTTTGATCCAACCTAGTTTACGCATATATTCAGATATTAACAGGCTAATGAATGCAGGTCCAACAAAATGCAACAGAAGGATTCTCAATGTTACATCCCAACTGAATCCCATCGTTTTAAATGTCATGATTTGACCGACAAATCCGCTGGTTCCCATTCCAGCTCCGGCAGCATTGTTTTCCATCAACCATATCGTGGTTCCGATGGGTGCCAATATCATGCCCGCAACGGTGGGAGGAATGAGAATGCGGGGATTTCGGACGATATTAGGCACTTGAAGCATGGAAGTACCTATTCCCTGAGCCAATAATCCACCTACTTTATTCTCCCTGTAACTGATGACTGCAAATCCTACCATTTGAGCAGCACATCCAATCGTTGCGGCTCCCGCAGCGACTCCATTCAATTCAAGCATAAGGGCAATGGCCGCACTCGAAATCGGTGCTGTCAAAGCAAGTCCCATGAGGGCAGCAACCAGTATCCCCATGATAATCGGGCGTTGCTCAGTCGCCCAGCTGATCCAGCTGCCAAACATGCTCATAAAGTCGGCAATTCCCGGCCCTATAAAGTAAGCTATCGTAAACCCTGAAAAGATTGTTACGAATGGAGTGACAATGATATCCACTTTCGTTGATTTGCTGACAAGCTTACCGATTTCCGTGGATATGACAGCTGCTACATAAGCTCCCGCCGGTCCACCTAAGCTTGCGCCTGCTGCTCCCGTAACAACCGCAGCAAACAGGACAAGTGGAGGCGCCCCAAGACCAAAGGCAATGGCTGCCCCGATCGCAGGACCCATCAAGCTGATTGCCAGCCCCCCCATCTCAATGAAAAATTCACTTAACCCAGGAGAAATTGGAAGCTGTTCCCCGATCGTCTTAATGATTAATCCGATGATCAACGAACTGAACAATCCTAAAGCCATATAACTTAACGCATCTATGAAATAAACCTTTGCAGATAATGTAATGCCTTTACTCTTTAAGAATTCTCTCACTTGATTTCTCTCCTCTGTGTTAACCTTCTTCCTTTTACTAGTGTAAAGACACTTGTTTATTTTGTCTATATATTTTACCTTTACCCGGCAATCAATTTCTTCTATTCTCCTTTT
Coding sequences:
- a CDS encoding PTS sugar transporter subunit IIC, producing the protein MREFLKSKGITLSAKVYFIDALSYMALGLFSSLIIGLIIKTIGEQLPISPGLSEFFIEMGGLAISLMGPAIGAAIAFGLGAPPLVLFAAVVTGAAGASLGGPAGAYVAAVISTEIGKLVSKSTKVDIIVTPFVTIFSGFTIAYFIGPGIADFMSMFGSWISWATEQRPIIMGILVAALMGLALTAPISSAAIALMLELNGVAAGAATIGCAAQMVGFAVISYRENKVGGLLAQGIGTSMLQVPNIVRNPRILIPPTVAGMILAPIGTTIWLMENNAAGAGMGTSGFVGQIMTFKTMGFSWDVTLRILLLHFVGPAFISLLISEYMRKLGWIKPNQMTIETGGK